The region ATCAGCGGCAGCGTCGAGGATATCCGTATCCTCTCGACCATCGTGAAGACCTACGACGGGATCTACACCCGGATCCCGAACGAGAAGGTCTTCACCTCGAATATCACCAACTACGTCCATAACGCCGCCCGGCGGTTCGAGTACGAACTCAGCATCCGGTACGAGGACGACGCGAACGAGGCGATCCGGATCGCGAGCGAGGTCATTGCGACTCATCCGTTTGCGTTGAAGAGCCCGGCGCCCTCGGTCTTCGTCAAGGACCTCGGCGACGACGGTGTCAACCTGACCGCCTATATCTGGGCGCCGGCCCGGAACTGGTGGGATGTCAGGACCGATCTTCTCTGGAAGATCGTGAAAGAACTCGAAGCGAACGGCATCGAGATGCCTTACCCGCAGAGGACGGTCTGGTTTGCGGACGAACTCCGGGTAACGGCCAAAGATACCGGAGAGAAAGGAACGGAAGAGTAACCTCTTTTTTAAATTCGGTGCACCATCCCCAGACCTCCCGCCCGGAAGGTCTCCGGATACCTCTCTATGATCTCCCTGATTTTATCGGTGCAGTGCGAAGCCGAGAGGTATGCCGCCCCGGCGAGCGCATCGATGTCTTCGTCGGCGACGGTATGAAGCCCGCCGACGACCCCCCACACCGTGCCTTCCTGGGAGACCCGGTCGATGATCCGGCTGATGTGCGGGTGTGCGCACCCGGTGACGACCAGATAGCCGCCGGTCGCGGCGACTACGAGCGATTGTTCCCGGATGTCGGTCCCGAGCGGTCCGGTCACGGCGATACCGTCCGTGATCTCCGTCCATCCCTCGACGATCCGGGGTGCGGTATACTCCCGGATCAGTCCGAGGGTCTGTGCGGAGAAGCCGTCGTGGACGAAGACCTCCATAGATGGGTTTGCGGCGAGGACCGCTCGGAGTCCGCCGGTATGGTCCCAGTGGTCGTGGGAGAGCACGAGGTACCTGATGCCGGCAGGGTCGAGGCCGAGCGCCTGCATGTTCGATACCCACACGTCTCCTTTCGCTCCGGTGTCAAAGAGTAAACCCTCCTCTTCGATCAGGCAGGAGAACCCCCAGTCCGGGGTGAGCCCTTCCCGGCAGGGGATGTTGTTGTAGACCTCGGTGATGGTGAGCATCAGAACAGACTCCTGCCTTCTGGTCTCCCCTCTCGGGAGATTATGCTACCCTATGGGGCAAGACGGCGTGAGGTATCGGTCCGGGACTTCGGAGTGTCCCGGACCTGCAGACGAAAAAATGAGGAGGCGAGGATTACGCGATGACGTAGGTGACGGAGACGGTGGCGGTCACGTCGATCTCGCCGACCTCAATCGGGGTCGGGACGGCGGCCGTTGCCTTCTCCATGCCCATGTAGCGGTTGTCGTAGAGCATGGGCACGTAGTTGTTCCCGACGTTGACCTCTTTGACGTCGACGATGGTCTTGCCGAGGGCCGCAACGGTTGCATCCGCGTCGCCCCGCGCCTGCTTCACGGCGGCGGTCAGGGCCTGCGACCGGAGTTCCTGCTGCTTTGCGTCGCTCAGGGTGAACGAGAACCGGTCGACCCGGTTTGCGCCGTTCGCAACCGCGAGGTCGATGATCTCACCGGCACGGCTCACGTCGTTCAGCCGGACCTCCAGGTTGTTGACGACCCGGTAGAACTTGACTTTCGAGGCCACGAGGGACTTCTCGTTCTGCTCGGTCACCGGGATGATGTTGTAGCCGGTGGTCTTGAGATCCTTTGCCGGAATACCGGCGCCCTTCAGGGCGTTGACCACGGCGTCCATCTGCCGGGCGTTCTGCTGTTGTGCCGCCGAGACGTCGGCGTTCTCGGTCTCGACCGCGAGCACGATGACGGCCTGGTCGGGTGTGGTGGTCACTTTACCTGTGCCGGATACGTGGATCAGCTTGTCTTTGGACTCCTCCTGCGTCTGTGCGGTGACGTTCCCGATCACCGCAGCGCAGAGAACCATCAGAGCGATCCCCAGAAGTGCTGTCTTTCCCCGCATTGCTATCTATCATCACTTGGTTGGGGAAAATAAATATCTTGCTTTGACTACGAGAATTTTCGTAGTTTTAGTCGTGAGATTTGCAAAAATACCCGTTTTAATCCATTTTCAGTCCCCCGTCAATCCTCGTCCGTCTCCTGCGACCATTCGAGCGCCGCAACCAGGCGAGCGATCAGGACCGCGATGTAGATGGTACCGCTCACGGCTTCGAGCAGGGCAAGCGACCGGGCTTGGTTGGTGATCGGCGTGATATCGCCGTAGCCGAGCGTAGCAAGGGTGACGAAGCTGAAGTAGATGAACTCCGGGAGCGCAAAGGTGCCGTCAGGGCTATGCCCCGGATCGGCT is a window of Methanoculleus sp. 7T DNA encoding:
- a CDS encoding MBL fold metallo-hydrolase; the encoded protein is MLTITEVYNNIPCREGLTPDWGFSCLIEEEGLLFDTGAKGDVWVSNMQALGLDPAGIRYLVLSHDHWDHTGGLRAVLAANPSMEVFVHDGFSAQTLGLIREYTAPRIVEGWTEITDGIAVTGPLGTDIREQSLVVAATGGYLVVTGCAHPHISRIIDRVSQEGTVWGVVGGLHTVADEDIDALAGAAYLSASHCTDKIREIIERYPETFRAGGLGMVHRI
- a CDS encoding SIMPL domain-containing protein; this encodes MRGKTALLGIALMVLCAAVIGNVTAQTQEESKDKLIHVSGTGKVTTTPDQAVIVLAVETENADVSAAQQQNARQMDAVVNALKGAGIPAKDLKTTGYNIIPVTEQNEKSLVASKVKFYRVVNNLEVRLNDVSRAGEIIDLAVANGANRVDRFSFTLSDAKQQELRSQALTAAVKQARGDADATVAALGKTIVDVKEVNVGNNYVPMLYDNRYMGMEKATAAVPTPIEVGEIDVTATVSVTYVIA
- a CDS encoding mechanosensitive ion channel family protein encodes the protein MGAVVTFNVTAVLDTSIGVGTITVSDILWFVVILTVGTTIAKIVSINVRRALSERLPKSEREVLAKVVYYIIVIWAIIVALPYLNIELSGLLVAGGIAGLVIGFASQSVVSNLVSGLFLMFEHPIKIGDNINVAGISGSVEDIRILSTIVKTYDGIYTRIPNEKVFTSNITNYVHNAARRFEYELSIRYEDDANEAIRIASEVIATHPFALKSPAPSVFVKDLGDDGVNLTAYIWAPARNWWDVRTDLLWKIVKELEANGIEMPYPQRTVWFADELRVTAKDTGEKGTEE